Genomic DNA from Candidozyma auris chromosome 1, complete sequence:
tccaaaacaCATACTTTTGGGCTCACCACGAGAAGATATGTATTATAGATCAAACAGTTGCATTCATGGGTGGTATTGATCTTTGTTACGGTAGATATGATACCCCTGATCATGTCCTCGCTGATGATAATGGTGTGGAGTTCTCTACTCTAGACCCAGAAACTTTGACGAAGGAAGAGTTCGAAAAATTCAACGTCTTTCCGGGAAAAGACTACTCAAACACCCGTGTCAAGGATTTCTCAAACCTCGACAAGCCGTACGAGAGTATGTATGACCGTAAGGTCGTTCCACGTATGCCTTGGCATGATATTCATATGTGCACTCTGGGTCAGCCGGCAAGAGATTTGTCTCGTCACTACGTCCAGCGTTGGAACTACCTCGTTAGACAGAAGCGTCCATCTAGACTAACGCCACTCTTGACGCCGCCCTCTGACTTGTCAGATGAGGAAGTGCGCGAGATGGGATTGGATGGTAGTTGTGAAGTTCAAATGCTTCGTTCAGCTGGCAGTTGGTCATTAGGATTAAAACAGCATGAGCAAAGTATTCAGGATGCTTACTTGAAATTGATTGAGACTTCAGAGCATTTTGTCTACATCGAGAACCAATTTTTCGTCACTTCTTGCTTGATAGACGGTACAGTGATTGAGAACAGAATCGGTGATGCCTTAGTCGAGAGGATTATTCGTGCTTTTAATGAAGGAAAGCAATGGAAGGCGATTATTTTGATTCCACTTGTTCCAGGATTTGAATCTTCTGTCGATAAGCCAGATGGCTCTTCCGTCAGAGTCGTCATGCAATGCCAGTACATGTCAATATCACGAGGCTcgtcttctctttttgcaaagcttAGGAAGTACGGAATTGACCCAGACGATTAcattcaatttttctcGCTCAGAAAATGGGGTATCATCGGGCCCGACAGAAACCTTGTCACGGAGCAATTGTACATCCACGCCAAGATCATGATTGTCGATGACCGCCATGCCATTATCGGAAGTGCCAACATCAATGAAAGGTCCATGCGTGGTAGTAGGGATTCAGAAGTTGCTGCAATAATTCGTGATCGTGAAACTATCACATCGACTATGAACGGAGAGAAATACGTCGTTGGTAAATTTCCCCATACACTTCGCTTGAGATTGATGAGAGAGCATCTTGGTATCGGTGTGGACATTCTCGATGTTGTGGAAAGAAAATTTGATAAGTATGAAAAATTTGCCAAGACGAAGGAGGGTCTCGAGGCATGCACCAACgacttcaaaaatcttGCGAATAGAGAAATATCGGCTGTGATTGAACTTGCAAGTCGAGAAATCTTAAATCAGCCCGAAGGAACCTCAAGATGGAAAGCACACTGTCAGCGTTTTGGATTAGCCAAGAAAGCTACACCTATACCTGACGATATtaaatttgaagaaggccCTAAGCCAGTCTTActtccactttctttcAATAACAGAACTGGTCCTCATGAAGCCAATATCGGTATCAGggacaagaagaaacattCCTATGATGCGAGAGTTCAACATAGTGAGGATCACAAGAAAGATGTTTATGGCGTGGGTCTCGACAAATACAGAACAAAGCTGGGCCAGAAAGCGCGTTTGGATAGTGCTCGATTTATTCGTGATCTCGCGAAAGAGGTTTTTGATAAGCAGCCTGATGCTCTGTTCCTTCCCGACATCGAAAATGTGTTGGATTTCCTTGAACTGGACGACTCTGATTACGCTGAGAATATGACAGAGGAGGATGAGAAACTAATCACTGCGAGAAACAAGGAAAGATggatcttgttgaagagaattgCATACCTCCAGCGTATTGCTGCAAAGGAATCCCAACAACTGGCACTTGAACAGCCCAAGCGTTTGGCAGCTGGGCTTCCCGCCAGCGTATACGACTTTGAGAGTAACAGCAAGCAAGCCAGCAATTCCGAGACTCCATTAAAAGAGAGTACAAGCGACGAAGAGGGTATCACTGCTGCGGTGGAGGTTCCCCAAAAGAAGTCAGATAACTCAATGGAAGACGCAGATGGCTCtgcagagaaagaagatcaaagcAAAGATTATGTTCCTGTCGTCAGTTTAGATGAACAGCAATTGAGAGAACAAGTGCGTCAAATCAATATGCCAGGTGTCGACAATCTCAATGCCTTCATCGATCCGTATGGCTTTGAAGATCCTTTAGATCCAGATTTCTACGAGGATATCTGGTTTGAAAatgcaagaagaaatacTGAAATCTTTAGGCTCATTTTCCATTGTCAACCTGATGACGAGGTAATATCCTGGAAGGAATACAAACATTTCATGAAGCTTGAAAGGGCGTTTAAAGTCGCTCAGGAAACTGAAGCGCGAAATAGAAGAGAGAAGTTCcgttttgaagaagagtcaaCTGACACAGGAACAGCAGATTCAGAGAAAAGACCTCCGCAAGCTCGAAGAAGCAGTCAAGCTACGATATTCATGAATGAGCTTCAAAACGAGCGTGATGGAGGCATCTTTGGTGACATACCATCCTCTAATAACAGCAGCTCCATTGACCTTGGAAGAACTCAAAATGGCAAACAAAAGTTTTCTGTAAATGACAAAATTGACGAATGTGACGAGGATACCGACGAAAAACTCGCGGGCAATCTCCCGGACGGAGAAGAGGGCTCAAGTGAGAGTTACGAAATGGAACAGAATGAAATTAAGGAAAGCGAAAAAATTATGAGACAGAAAGAGGCAAGcagaaggaagagaagagcgGGTACTTTCAGTGCTAGAAGAAAAGCACACGCTGGAGATAAGATCTACGATCGAGAGTCTGCTGAGAGGCTTCTTAATGAGATTCACGGCCATCTCGTGCTCTTCCCTGCCGACTGGCTCGCAAGGGAACTTGAGGGTGATAATTGGTTTTTCAATACCGACAGAATACCCCCGATCGAAATCTACGACTAAAACTTTCTGATGGGATCATAAATCTGTATATATTAACGGTGGACTACTTTGGTAAGGTCTGCATAAAACCACGCGTAGCCATGTACTTTATTCTGAAGTCCCACGCATAGCTTTTGTACTATCAACTCCGTATGTTCTTACAAGTCCTTTCTGTGCTAGGTTCGATAGTAgggtttctcttcttggtgcTTTCTATAGCATCAGGGCTCTACTACATCTCGGAGTTGGTTGAAGAGCACACAGAACCTACAAAGAGGCTCCTCAGAAGGTTGATCTACGGTGTCACGATCACATTGGCGCTTTTGATGATCTTTGACGGCTTTCCCAAAAAGCTaacattcttctccataTTCACATACTGGGTGTATTTGCAGAATCTCGAAAAGTTCCCCTATGTTCAATtgacttctccaattttCCTCGCATCGTGCGTGCTAGTGGTCGCCAATCATTTTCTCTGGTATGATCACTTTCACAACCCTTATATTCCATCAATTGAAGAGCGTTTGCTGCCATCTTACACCCCACCACGCATCCCGTCATTTGTTGAGGTGtgctccttctttggcttgtGCGTGTGGTTTGTTCCGTTCGCCTTGTTTGTTTCCTTGAGCGCAAATGACAACTTACTACCTCATCACATGGAAGTGCCAGAGGGAAAacggaagaagaaggttggtTTGGCCAAACTTGTGGTAACTACTGCCAGAGAGTACGTGTATGCTATCAGCAGAAAGCTTGGCTACGAGTTGGACCCGCACTATGGCACCATCATCTAAATACGTCTCCAATGCATCACTTCATAACGTTCATTACATTCATTTGCTTAAAAATTCCTTCACGGGGGGGCCGATGTGGTCCAAACTTAACAAGAACGTGTCATGACCGTAATTGCTGATATCGTTGCCCAACTCGAAGTAGGTGACATTATCTTGCGGTCCGTCAAATGATTTGAGCACGTCAGCAATCTCTCTTTGCTGCCACACGGGAAACAATATATCCGACTCGACACCTATGACCAAAAATTGCTTGTGGGCTATTCTCTCAAAGCCCTTTTTTAAATCCTCGAGAGCTTCCTGGGGTGTGGTTGTtgccttgttgatcttctcctgGTATGGCTCCTCGGGAACACTTTCATAAGGCATGTCGATGCTTTTGTCTGAGAATCTTCTTTCGGCTTCGCTCCTGTTTTTCTTGGCTTTCACAAAGCTGTTGTAAC
This window encodes:
- the PLD1 gene encoding phospholipase D, yielding MSPPSAKVPEQAAENGGPLEKTPRALKDLSTKKPRQNLRRGSQESSPTVIGNAFSFFRGRQDPNESRYQSDEEQERYDAPYEGEQRDEAATADETEVANENGVVPPENQEAGSPLASRSTIFRPSFFARNTTEGNGSAKTQEGLTEDGKGPGGRPRGIFTIFRKKNKDLDRRASAIGQEEGAHAEDDSEAETRERAKQLLSSLGLGTPAINLLASCLCEDEYGIARAPLLLTLLGLKVHDTSRTPLKRNRRFRIDLEYGVAPRRVKWSVERNAKDLLYLHSRFKISAFRGAIKSDELPKYPVPPLFRRNERQLMRQTKKTQTRIEDPQTLNLRDRSNPQTPNDDDRSILSGGTFRNRLSAIRSHMSGTSMSSLEDATPEQLQTLMTINQRYTADVQKYLCDLIALLSLRPESNRLFQFFEVSPISSLLSNETGYTGKQGVVHVGGTTKSQGWRVGHFKANDLKGMIDRRSEKWLLVRNSYVTYVSDINSTTPLEVFLVDSKFRIHHKGPGFDTHEKGSDSESDYEDHSIRIIGGVESAPQHVHRNVFKHLKIILENSERKLVLIPKSVREQRLWLHSLDKMVRESIWSQSNRFHSFAPIRKNCYAQWFVDARDYFWAVSSAIEMAKDTIFIHDWWLSPELYLRRPANGNQQFRIDRLLQRKASQGVKIFVIIYRNVGTTIPIDSLYTKHSILSLNQENIHVIRSPNQLLQNTYFWAHHEKICIIDQTVAFMGGIDLCYGRYDTPDHVLADDNGVEFSTLDPETLTKEEFEKFNVFPGKDYSNTRVKDFSNLDKPYESMYDRKVVPRMPWHDIHMCTSGQPARDLSRHYVQRWNYLVRQKRPSRLTPLLTPPSDLSDEEVREMGLDGSCEVQMLRSAGSWSLGLKQHEQSIQDAYLKLIETSEHFVYIENQFFVTSCLIDGTVIENRIGDALVERIIRAFNEGKQWKAIILIPLVPGFESSVDKPDGSSVRVVMQCQYMSISRGSSSLFAKLRKYGIDPDDYIQFFSLRKWGIIGPDRNLVTEQLYIHAKIMIVDDRHAIIGSANINERSMRGSRDSEVAAIIRDRETITSTMNGEKYVVGKFPHTLRLRLMREHLGIGVDILDVVERKFDKYEKFAKTKEGLEACTNDFKNLANREISAVIELASREILNQPEGTSRWKAHCQRFGLAKKATPIPDDIKFEEGPKPVLLPLSFNNRTGPHEANIGIRDKKKHSYDARVQHSEDHKKDVYGVGLDKYRTKSGQKARLDSARFIRDLAKEVFDKQPDASFLPDIENVLDFLESDDSDYAENMTEEDEKLITARNKERWILLKRIAYLQRIAAKESQQSALEQPKRLAAGLPASVYDFESNSKQASNSETPLKESTSDEEGITAAVEVPQKKSDNSMEDADGSAEKEDQSKDYVPVVSLDEQQLREQVRQINMPGVDNLNAFIDPYGFEDPLDPDFYEDIWFENARRNTEIFRLIFHCQPDDEVISWKEYKHFMKLERAFKVAQETEARNRREKFRFEEESTDTGTADSEKRPPQARRSSQATIFMNELQNERDGGIFGDIPSSNNSSSIDLGRTQNGKQKFSVNDKIDECDEDTDEKLAGNLPDGEEGSSESYEMEQNEIKESEKIMRQKEASRRKRRAGTFSARRKAHAGDKIYDRESAERLLNEIHGHLVLFPADWLARELEGDNWFFNTDRIPPIEIYD